A single genomic interval of Lathyrus oleraceus cultivar Zhongwan6 chromosome 7, CAAS_Psat_ZW6_1.0, whole genome shotgun sequence harbors:
- the LOC127103702 gene encoding uncharacterized protein LOC127103702, whose translation MDIGRRSTQNYNCRCPVLVELRKLTYFVDDPKGFRDHFGRILSVLSIDVEEGLLCTSVQFYDPVYQCFIFPDYQLLPTMEEYTHLLGVPGSGVSFSGVEVIIESRVIAEAIHLRKSDIEPNLTIKGGICGLTSKFLLEKSFSFANAGSMMAFETILSLLVYGLVLFPNIDNFVDVNDMRIFLIKNMVPTLLGNTYFSIHHMTSKGGGTIVCCAPLLYKWFISHLPQSPVFQENKDCLGGLKDLCLSPMTTLLGILLFTTRLRLLIFMGVL comes from the coding sequence ATGGATATTGGAAGAAGGAGTACTCAAAATTACAATTGCAGATGTCCCGTTCTCGTGGAATTAAGGAAGCTAACATAttttgtggatgatcctaagggTTTTAGAGACCATTTTGGAAGAATTTTATCTGTTTTATCTATTGATGTTGAGGAGGGTCTTCTCTGCACTTCggtccagttctatgatcctgtCTACCAGTGCTTCATTTTCCCTGATTATCAGCTATTACCTACCATGGAGGAGTATACACACCTTTTGGGTGTACCAGGTTCTGGAGTTTCTTTTAGTGGTGTGGAAGTAATTATTGAATCTCGGGTTATTGCCGAAGCCATTCATTTGAGGAAGTCTGACATAGAGCCCAATCTCACTATCAAAGGAGGTATATGTGGATTAACTTCGAAGTTTCTATTAGAAAAATCATTTTCTTTTGCCAATGCTGGTAGCATGATGGCCTTTGAAACTATTCTTTCCTTACTCGTCTATGGTTTGGTGTTGTttcctaacattgacaatttcGTTGATGTTAATGATATGAGGATCTTCTTGATTAAGAATATGGTTCCAACTCTGCTCGGCAATacttatttctccattcatcatatGACTTCTAAAGGGGGTGGAACTATAGTTTGTTGTGCGCCTTTActatataagtggtttatttcacacttgccgCAATCTCCTGTCTTCCAAGAAAACAAGGATTGTTTGGGTGGTCTtaaagacttatgtctctcaccaatgacGACATTACTTGGTATTCTTCTGTTTACGACAAGGTTGAGATTATTGATATTTATgggagttctctaa